From one Kwoniella dejecticola CBS 10117 chromosome 2, complete sequence genomic stretch:
- a CDS encoding tryptophan-tRNA ligase, with protein MSLDTPDRPSKSGAMTPGSIATELSKMDFPAPSGLKLSIPESKDKDGQSQQPNSSGGATGAGTGGGLLSAISSVFSPVSATGTDDTGDISGPEPEALTAARRKVRSESISEQLSTTLSEMKLPQPERIFGPNEGESNAAKEGNKGVSAEEWDKIKLEDEVPEAVKEPKRMTHSRHTSRADAAVPRIPTIPETAEPSSSSSKTQAVAKEQKVTPFDVEGEVDAEGKDLGIDYDKLTKRFGASLISQTLLDRFERLTGQKPHPLLRRGTFYSHRDFGLILDRYEKGQPFYLYTGRGPSSDSMHMGHLIPFMFTAYLQRVFNVPLVIQVTDDEKYLLERDIKKQAELMKKIKGKKPLDLLRHYKKMGQDNIKDIIACGFIPEKTFIFSDLANVGGAFYENVVLMAKTITQSQSRNVFGFSDSDNIGMFHFAAVQATPAFSNSFPQIFGTRDDIPALIPCAIDQDPYFLLTRDAADRLQYKKPALLHSKFLPALQGAGTKMSASKENTAIFMTDDAKKIAKKIKSHAFSGGGATQEEHKANGGNPDVDIAYQYLSFFEESDEKMDRLAREYRAGTLSTSEMKAACIEKLQEVVAEFQKNRAEVTDDKLAYFQDPSRKIDPRPKPKEASAAASTA; from the exons ATGTCGTTGGATACTCCCGATAGACCATCGAAATCAGGAGCCATGACTCCCGGATCCATCGCTACCGAGTTGTCCAAAATGGATTTCCCGGCTCCCTCAGGGCTCAAATTATCCATTCCAGAAAGCAAAGATAAAGATGGCCAATCTCAACAGCCTAACTCTTCGGGTGGAGCTACCGGAGCTGGTACGGGGGGAGGACTTTTGAGTGCTATCTCATCGGTATTTTCACCTGTCTCGGCAACTGGGACGGACGATACGGGGGATATCTCTGGACCAGAACCTGAAGCTCTTACGGCtgcaagaaggaaagtcAGATCTGAAAGTATCTCGGAACAACTTTCGACTACTTTATCAGAGATGAAACTCCCTCAACCCGAGAGGATCTTTGGACCGAACGAAGGGGAATCGAACGCTGCGAAAGAGGGTAATAAGGGGGTCAGTGCTGAAGAGTGGGATAAGATTAaattggaggatgaagttcCGGAAGCTGTAAAAGAGCCGAAGAGGATGACTCATAGTAGACATACATCGAGAGC AGACGCGGCTGTACCTAGAATACCTACGATCCCAGAGACTGCCGaaccctcctcgtcctcatcgaAGACACAAGCTGTAGCTAAAGAGCAGAAAGTGACTCCGTTCGACGTAGAGGGAGAAGTTGATGCGGAAGGCAAGGATCTGGGAAT TGATTATGATAAATTGACGAAACGATTTGGAGCATCTCTCATTTCCCAAACATTGTTAGATAGATTCGAGAGATTGACAGGCCAAAAGCCTCATCCGTTGTTAAGAAGGGGAACTTTCTATTCTCACCG TGATTTCGGCTTGATACTTGATCGATATGAAAAAGGTCAACCGTTCTACCTCTATACCGGCCGAGGTCCCTCGAGTGATTCCATGCACATGGGTCATCTAATTCCATTCATGTTTACTGC ATACTTGCAGCGAGTATTCAATGTTCCCCTCGTCATTCAAGTCACAG ATGACGAGAAATACCTACTCGAAagagatatcaagaagcaagccgaattgatgaagaagataaagggaaagaaacCCCTTGATTTGTTGAGGCATTACAAGAAGATGGGCCAAGATAACATCAAGGATATCATTGCTTGTGGCTTCATACCGGAGAAGACGTTCATTTTCTCTGATCTGGCGAACGTTGG CGGGGCGTTCTACGAAAATGTGGTCCTCATGGCCAAGACAATCACCCAAAGTCAGAGTCGAAATGTATTTGGGTTCTCTGACTC CGATAACATCGGAATGTTCCATTTCGCCGCTGTGCAAGCTACCCCCGCATTCTCCAATTCATTCCCTCAGATCTTCGGTACTCGAGATGATATTCCAGCTTTGATCCCTTGTGCTATCGACCAAGACCCATAC TTCCTGCTCACCCGAGATGCTGCCGATCGATTACAGTACAAGAAACCTGCTTTACTGCACTCTAAATTCCTTCCCGCACTTCAAGGGGCCGGCACCAAGATGTCAGCCTCGAAGGAGAATACTGCTATCTTCATGACTGACGATGCCAAGAAGATAGCGAAGAAAATCAAGTCTCATGCGTTCTCTGGTGGAGGTGCTACCCAGGAAGAACACAAGGCGAACGGAGGAAACCCCGATGTGGATATCGCTTATCAGTATTTGAGTTTCTTCGAGGAGAgcgatgagaagatggatcGATTGGCAAGG GAATACCGAGCTGGTACGCTGAGTACGAGCGAGATGAAGGCTGCTTGTATTGAAAAGCTTCAAGAAGTTGTTGCTGAGTTCCAGAAG AACCGAGCCGAAGTCACGGATGACAAACTTGCGTATTTCCAAGATCCAAGCAGGAAGATCGATCCTAGACCTAAACCCAAGGAAGCCAGTGCTGCTGCCTCAACTGCTTAG
- a CDS encoding signal peptidase I has protein sequence MFSNEIARLKTLGVQGLLFQALNLLTVISSGLMMWKGLCLFTNSESPIVVVLSGSMEPAFYRGDILFLTNPADVPYEIGDITVYKIPGADIPIVHRVIESHISNTTQLLLTKGDNNPGDDITLYNGIEWIERKHIIGKVRGFLPYIGYVTIAMNDFPQLKYALLGCVGLVMLIQQET, from the exons ATGTTCTCCAACGAGATAGCTCGTCTCAAGACCTTAGGGGTCCAAGGG CTCCTCTTTCAAGCTCTTAATCTACTAACGGTAATCTCATCCGGTCTGATGATGTGGAAGGGACTATGTCTATTCACCAACTCGGAATCACCCATCGTAGTTGTTCTCTC CGGATCCATGGAACCTGCCTTTTACCGAGGAGATATATTGTTCTTGACTAATCCTGCGGATGTGCCGTATGAGATTGGGGATATAACGGTCTACAAGAT TCCCGGAGCAGACATACCGATAGTGCACCGAGTCATAGAATCCCACATCTC AAACACAACGCAGCTTCTACTCACGAAAGGAGACAACAATCCAGGCGACGATATAACGCTGTATAACGGTATAGAGTGGATAGAGCGAAAACACATTATAGGCAAAGTCCGAGG GTTCTTGCCTTATATAGGTTACGTGACTATCGCCATG AACGATTTCCCACAATTAAAATACGCTTTACTGGGCTGTGTAGGTCTGGTTATGCTGATACAGCAGGAGACATAG